One genomic segment of Panicum virgatum strain AP13 chromosome 2N, P.virgatum_v5, whole genome shotgun sequence includes these proteins:
- the LOC120661060 gene encoding uncharacterized protein LOC120661060 — protein sequence MASSPLAPPRTYWPLAPNLPPPPPPPCGCRPPRRTAAAARRPLRARARATSPGAGSPPAATPTEEHTKRCLRCGGLYRDEENHPTACAFHGHVTGEKGLFSLSPPHQGIDGEWSDRSGVIVYRWNDEGSRPSTGRANWKKRWSCCQERDEDAPPCQRGCHVSYDDGHTLF from the exons ATGGCTTCCTCTCCGCTCGCACCGCCCCGGACCTACTGGCCCCTAGCGCCcaacctgccgccgccgccgccgccgccttgtggCTGTCGCCCTCCTCGCCGCACGGCTGCGGCCGCACGCCGGCCCCTGCGCGCGCGAGCCAGAGCGACGAGTCCTGGCGCCGGCTCGCCCCCCGCGGCGACGCCGACGGAGGAGCACACCAAGCGGTGCCTGAGGTGCGGCGGCCTGTACCGGGACGAGGAGAACCACCCGACCGCCTGCGCCTTCCACGGCCACGTCACAG GTGAGAAGGGGCTGTTCTCGCTGTCACCGCCGCACCAGGGGATCGACGGCGAGTGGAGCGACAGGAGCGGGGTCATCGTCTACCGCTGGAACGATGAGGGGAGCCGCCCCAGCACCGGCCGCGCCAACTGGAAGAAGCGCTGGAGCTGCTGCCAGGAGCGCGACGAGGACGCGCCGCCGTGTCAGCGCGGGTGCCACGTCTCCTACGACGACGGCCACACCCTCTTCTAG